The Chryseolinea soli nucleotide sequence ACGCTACAAGAGCCATATGCCTGATACCGGCCTCAAAAGCACGGGGCGTCCAATCTTCACGGACCCATTTAACGCCTTCTCTATCACAAGTGGAGGCTAACGTAATATCAGGCAACCATAACATTCTACCCGTTTCCCTGATTCTTTGTTTCATGAAATTAAGGCCGAAATTCAATTGCAATTTGAATTCATCGAGCGTCATGAATTTAAAGGAGGTGGCAATAACACAGGGCACAGAGGGATCATAGTCAAGTGTAACGTACTCGCGGTCATAGACTTTTGTAATCATAATTTTGATATTTATAAGTGACTCCTTTGCTGGCATTTAGACTAAGAAATATTCGTCCATTTTATGACTGATTCGAGGCCTGCGAAACTGGTGCGCGGTACCTGATCTCAGCGTATCTTCTATCGATACTAAAAAAGGATGATTTTGATTGCTCAAACCCGCGGTCTAATAAAGACGGATACCCTTGAAAAATTCTTTGTCAACAGCAGGTTTAGGGGGCAGTTTAGTTTCTAGGGAAATGCAAACGATTACGGTAAAAACAGGTGATGCAAGAGAAAATTTCAAAGCTGGATTTTTATAGCCCATTGTGTTCTTATCATTTTATATGATGGAAGATCAAATGTGCCAATCAATTCTCAACTTTCAGGAAAAGGCGTCGGGACAAAAAAGTAATCAATGAAGTAAGCTGTAAAAGAGGTGTTTTTCATTGAATTTCAGGTCTTTTAAGTCACTTTCTTGCCTCCGAAACAAATCAGTAGGAACGATCGCCTTTTAGGCGATGTGGAGAAAGCCAAGCCCTTACTTTGATCAATGTGAAGCGCGTTAAGTTTTGGAATGATGGCTAAACATTTATTTTTGGCTTTAGGGCTCATAACTGTAGCGGTACTTTTCTCAAACGGCCGCTATGTGAGGCTATTTTGATAAAGACCTATGGCCCATCCCTGCAAATGGATAATATTCTCACGCGGTAGGTTGCAGGACTAAGTTTGCGTGCCAGCGGGGATTGTTTCACAAATTTGAAAAACTAGGCCTCCCGATAATAGGTTATATTAGACCATCTCTGCTTACTTGTTCGAGGATTTACATCAAGTTAGACATGAGACAGAAAAGTTTATCTGGAAATAAAAACAATGTTCGACCCCACGACAGCTTAGATAACATTACGCCACGGGCGTTCCTGTTGAAATGTGGAAGACTCCCGGCCACACAAGCCGACACCGAGTATCCCACATTCCAACAAGAGGTTTACGATGATAATTATTACATTCGAGTGTAGCTACTCAGGGGAAACTTACGTTACCAATGCGAATAACACACCTGGTTTTTTATATTTCATTCCGACAAAAAGTTCATTTGCCTTTGTCTACTATTTAGTACTGCACGAGCAAATATAGGTTATAGGCATAATTAGCCCTGAATTTTTGTTTACTTTTTTTGTAATGCTTTTTTCTTCCTGAGCAGGGATTGATCATGCACTTTAGCGCTCGGGTTAGAATATCCTTTGTCCATGCCGGAAGTGAATACAGAAAGTCAAAGAATGAGCAATCAGCTAATTGGGTGCTATTTAGGGATAGCCACCTGCTATTTATTAAAGGGTAATTTCAGAAAATCATTGAAATTCAATGAAATGGCTTTGACAATAGGCCAGCAACTATTCGTAAGCTTCCCTAAAAAGCGAAGAATTCAAAAGTAGGAATTTTTAACTTTAGGGAGCCATGAAAAAGAGTCGATTCACAGAGATACAGATTGTGACAATTCTCAAACAGTATGATGGCGGAACGCCTGCAGCGGACCTTTGCCGTGAGCACGGAATCAGTACCGCAACACTTTACAGTTGGAAAGCAAAGTATGGCGGACTTGAGGCGAGCCAAGTCAAGCGCATCAAAGAGCTTGAAGAAGAAAATAACAGGCTCAAAAGAATGTTTGCAGATGTCAGCATTCAGCGTGATGCATTGAAAGATCTCATCGAAAAAAAGCTTTAACGCCTGACGAGAAAAGACAAGCTGTGGCTTACCTGCAAGAGCATCGGGTAAGTCTTCGACAGGCGTGTATGCTTATGAGACTTAGTTCGTCGGTTTATTATTACAGGCGCACCGTTGATCTCCAGAATGCACCGATTCAGGATGTTTTAACGCGTCTTGCTAAAGAACATCGTCGTTGGGGATTCTGGAAGATGTTTCACTACATGCGCGGCCAAGCTATGCTCTGGAATCACAAATGCGTATATCGAATCTATACGCAGCTCAACTTGAACATTCGTAGAAAACCAAAGAAGCGTTAGCCTTCGAGAATAAAGGAATCGTTATACCAACCAGAACTTCCTAATCAGGTGTGGTCAATGGACTTTGATCGATTAACCAACGGCAGATCTTTTCGCACATTGAACATCCTGGACGACTTCAACCGCGAGGCCGTAAACATTGTAGTGGACACTTCAATCAGCTCAGCGCGTGTGGCGCGTGAACTGAGTCAGATATTTGAATGGCGCGGAAAACCCACCAGAATAAGGGTGGATAACGGACCAGAGTTTCTTGCGTTGAAGGCATGGTGCGAGAGCCATGGCGTTGAGTTGAAATTTATTGAGCCAGCGAAGCCAAATCAGAATGCATACATCGAGCGTTTCAACAGAACCTATAGGGAGGAAGTTCTAGGTGCTTATTTGTTCTAGGATTTACATCAAGTTAGACATGAGACAGAAAAGTTTATCTGGAAATAAAACAATGTTCGACCCCACGACAGCTTAGATAACATTACGCCACGGGCGTTCCTGTTGAAATGTGGAAGACTCCCGGCCACACAAGCCGACACCGAGTATCCCACATTCCAACAAGGGGTTTACGATGATAATTATTACATTCGAGTGTAGCTACTCAGGGGAAGCTACGTTACCAACGCGAATAACACACCTGTTTTTTTTATATTTCATTCCGACAAAAAGTTCATTTGCCTTTGTCTACTATTTAGTACTGCACGAGCAAATATAGGTTATAGGCATAATTAGCCCTGAATTTTTGTTTACTTTTTTGTAATGCTTTTTTCTTCCTGAGCAGGGATTGATCATGCACTTTAGCGCTCGGGTTAGAATATCCTTTGTCCATGCCGGAAATGAATACAGAAAGTCAAAGAATGAGCAATCAGCTAATTGGGTGCTATTTAGGGATAGCCACCTGCTATTCATTAAAGGGTAATTTTAGAAAATCATTGAAATTCAATGAAATGACTTTGACAATAGGCCAGCAACTATTGACTGGATAAAAGAATCTCATAACTCAATAATTTAAAAATATACTGACATGATTACTACACTTCAAACTTTTGAACACGGAAGAATTGATTATGACGCTACGGTGCCCTGTATGGTTGTTGTTCAAATTGGATTTATGGATTCACATGAATTCAGGTCATGGTTAAACGATGGCTTGAAACTACTGCGTGAAAAAAAAAGAAAATGCATAACAAAATTTATGGATTGCTGATGTACGGGAAGCTGATATTGTTGCCCCACAGGATACAGAATGAAATGACCAATTACCAGATTGCCTTTTAACATCAATTATCAATCGAAACAATCAAACAATGAAAAATCTCTTTAATACTTGGAGTCTCACGATCAAAAATCGAATGATCCTCAGTTCTTCTTTACTCGTGCTGATCATAGCCTTGAGTAATCTTTACAGCTACTATAGTAATAGTAAAGTAATTGCTCAGCAAGATCAGCTTAACGGTCAGCGGCTACAGGTCCTGCTGCAACTGGCAACCATAGGCAATTATGTGGCATTAGCAGAACTTGAATCACGTTCCTATCTATTAATTGAAAAGGAGGAGTTCAACACGCTTCGCAGAGGAATATGGGAAGATAAGATTAATCCCGCTGCTGCTGTTTTGAAATCCAAATTGGAGGAAGACCAAGCAAATATTAACCAAAAAGAAGTTGCTCAATTATTGGCTAACTTAATCACCTACCAACAATTGCAGGAGCAGACGGAAATTAAAATCCGTTCTCTTTTAACCGCGGTACAAAAACAAGATTCAGCATCAAGATCTGAGAATAAGGATAGAAAAGCCGATATGGCTTTAGAGATCAACCAATATCAGCGCCCTGTCTTCGATGCCATTAAAGAAGGCTCCGCTAAACTTATTCAACAGCAACGTGAATTGATTCATACTGAAAGCGACACACTCTCGGACCGGATGAGAATTGCCCAGTTTATTATTCTAGGGCTAATTGTAGGAAGCCTAGTGGCATCGCTCTTACTAGTGCATTCGTTGGTTAAGGTTACTATTAATCCGTTATTAAAAGTAAGCGATTATCTGTCGGAAGTAGCACTAGGTAAGCAGCCTGCTCACATGGAAGAACCTAAAAATGAAATGGGTATAATAATCGGTTCCATTAACAGATTGGTAACACATTTGAAAGCCTCTGCAAATTTTGCCAGCCAGGTTGGAGCAGGGAAATATGACAATCAACTTATACCGGCCAGTGGAGATGACACGTTGGGCAATGCCTTGCTTATCATGCAAGAGAGGCTTCAGGAGGTAGAGAGCGATGGAAAGAAACGCAACTGGGTAGCTGAAGGCATAGCTAAGTTTGCCACCCTTCTACGTGATCATACAATTGATAAACGCGCTTTAGGGATTGAGCTGGTCAGTTTCCTGGTACGATACTTAAAAGCCAATCAGGGTGGTTTATTTATTCTGCGAGGAGATTCAGAAAACCGATATTTAGAATTAGAGGCTTGTTATGCTTACGAACGAAAAAAATTCATTCAGAAGACAATTCATTTGGGCGAAGGTTTGGTTGGGCAAGCTGTGCTGGAGGCAGGTACCATTTATTTAACAAAAGTACCTGAAGACTATGTGCAGATTACATCTGGTTTGGGAGAAGCTCCTCCTTCAAGTATATTGATTGTACCACTAAAGCTGAATGAGCAAGTTTATGGCGCCATTGAAATAGCTTCCTTCAATCCATTCGCCCTACACGAAATAGCTTTCTTGGAAAA carries:
- a CDS encoding GAF domain-containing protein gives rise to the protein MKNLFNTWSLTIKNRMILSSSLLVLIIALSNLYSYYSNSKVIAQQDQLNGQRLQVLLQLATIGNYVALAELESRSYLLIEKEEFNTLRRGIWEDKINPAAAVLKSKLEEDQANINQKEVAQLLANLITYQQLQEQTEIKIRSLLTAVQKQDSASRSENKDRKADMALEINQYQRPVFDAIKEGSAKLIQQQRELIHTESDTLSDRMRIAQFIILGLIVGSLVASLLLVHSLVKVTINPLLKVSDYLSEVALGKQPAHMEEPKNEMGIIIGSINRLVTHLKASANFASQVGAGKYDNQLIPASGDDTLGNALLIMQERLQEVESDGKKRNWVAEGIAKFATLLRDHTIDKRALGIELVSFLVRYLKANQGGLFILRGDSENRYLELEACYAYERKKFIQKTIHLGEGLVGQAVLEAGTIYLTKVPEDYVQITSGLGEAPPSSILIVPLKLNEQVYGAIEIASFNPFALHEIAFLEKLAESAASAIAASQLHEQTQKLLMESQQKAEELRAQEEEMRQNMEELQATQEAEARRIKELEQINVQSNEQQQLLVNNMEKLRMQENEILRQQAEIERTSQLCGYYEQENHKLTSKLEASGKELI